A single Bacillus sp. HMF5848 DNA region contains:
- a CDS encoding aldose epimerase family protein gives MKLVKRIFAELKNQTIFAYNFKNDNGMEVELLNYGGIITKIIVPDREGKLENVVLGFDTIDEYFQRSPYFGAIVGRVAGRIKDGEFTLNGVSYNLAKNNGNNHLHGGIKGFDKVIWDAHVIEHEDRLSVELSYVSNDKEEGYPGTLHMKVTYTLTNKNELYVCYEGVSDQRTLLNVTNHSYFNLSGNLKRDILNHVLTLKSDRMVELNEELLPTGEICPVKGTAFDFSIGRAIKSGYESKHPQNILAGNGYDHPFILSEHFNKEVELKDEESGRVLIVETDQPAVVLYTGSQLSDNYVIRDVQSRKYLGLCLETQGLPDAIHHPQFPSIIIEKDELYQSTTKYTFSITQ, from the coding sequence ATGAAACTAGTGAAGAGAATTTTTGCTGAGTTAAAAAATCAAACGATTTTTGCGTACAATTTTAAAAACGATAATGGCATGGAAGTTGAGTTACTAAATTATGGCGGAATCATCACTAAAATCATCGTGCCTGATAGAGAGGGCAAGTTAGAAAACGTAGTACTCGGATTTGATACAATTGATGAATATTTTCAGCGCTCCCCTTATTTCGGTGCTATTGTCGGACGTGTAGCTGGGAGAATTAAAGATGGTGAGTTTACGTTAAATGGCGTGTCATATAACCTAGCGAAAAATAACGGAAACAATCATTTACATGGTGGAATTAAGGGCTTTGATAAGGTGATTTGGGATGCGCATGTAATAGAGCATGAAGACAGACTGTCGGTCGAACTTTCCTATGTAAGCAACGATAAAGAAGAGGGCTATCCTGGGACTTTACATATGAAGGTTACATATACGTTGACGAACAAGAATGAACTATATGTATGTTATGAAGGAGTAAGTGATCAGCGTACACTGCTCAATGTTACGAATCATTCGTATTTTAACTTATCTGGTAATTTAAAGCGAGATATACTTAATCATGTTCTAACATTAAAGAGTGATCGAATGGTTGAACTAAATGAAGAGCTTTTACCAACTGGAGAGATTTGTCCGGTTAAAGGAACTGCGTTCGATTTTTCTATTGGACGTGCAATTAAGAGTGGGTATGAATCAAAGCACCCTCAAAATATTTTAGCAGGGAACGGGTATGATCATCCATTTATTTTATCAGAGCATTTTAATAAAGAAGTTGAATTAAAGGATGAAGAGAGCGGACGTGTTTTAATAGTTGAAACGGATCAACCAGCAGTTGTGCTATATACGGGTTCACAGCTATCAGATAATTATGTGATTAGAGACGTACAATCTCGGAAATATCTTGGCTTATGCTTAGAGACACAAGGGCTCCCAGACGCGATACATCATCCACAGTTTCCATCTATCATTATTGAAAAAGATGAACTATATCAATCCACAACAAAGTATACATTTAGCATCACACAATAA
- a CDS encoding GTP-binding protein, whose amino-acid sequence MKNKQVPVTVLSGFLGSGKTTLLNHILTNKENKKIAVIVNDMSEVNIDASLIKQGGFSRTEEKMIELQNGCICCTLREDLMIEVERLVKSADIDYIVIESTGIAEPIPVAQTFTYIDEELGINLSEFCRLDTMVTVVDGNRFWHDFACGESLLDRKQATDETDTREVVDLLIDQIEFANVILLNKTDLISEEDCDELQAVLRKLNPDAKILNSVHSVVRLDEVINTHMFDFDKASQGAGWIKELNEEHTPETEEYGISSFVYRSRKPFHPERWRTWLEDWPVDVIRAKGFFWLASRPDMSGLLSQAGTSIMFQAAGPWVASYTEEERESVLREEPELLERWDDTYGDRMNEIVFIGLDMNREAIEASLNTCLLTDDEMYMDWSAFEDRLPKFEVEV is encoded by the coding sequence TTGAAAAACAAGCAAGTACCTGTAACAGTTTTAAGTGGGTTTTTAGGTTCTGGAAAAACAACGTTATTAAATCATATTTTAACAAACAAAGAGAACAAAAAGATCGCAGTCATTGTGAATGATATGAGTGAAGTGAATATTGATGCGTCACTCATAAAACAAGGTGGCTTCTCAAGAACAGAAGAAAAAATGATAGAGCTTCAGAATGGATGTATATGCTGTACATTACGAGAAGATTTAATGATTGAAGTAGAAAGACTTGTAAAGTCAGCTGATATAGATTACATCGTCATTGAATCAACCGGTATTGCAGAGCCGATACCAGTCGCTCAAACATTTACGTATATAGACGAAGAGTTAGGTATTAATCTATCAGAGTTCTGTAGACTCGACACGATGGTAACAGTCGTTGATGGCAATAGATTTTGGCATGATTTTGCATGTGGAGAAAGCTTGTTAGACCGCAAACAGGCAACTGATGAAACTGATACGAGAGAGGTTGTCGATTTATTAATTGATCAAATTGAGTTTGCTAATGTGATTTTATTAAATAAAACTGATTTAATATCAGAGGAAGATTGCGATGAGTTACAGGCTGTACTTAGAAAATTAAATCCAGACGCGAAAATACTGAATTCTGTTCATTCTGTTGTGCGATTAGATGAAGTAATAAATACACATATGTTTGATTTTGATAAAGCTAGTCAAGGAGCAGGCTGGATTAAGGAGTTAAATGAAGAACACACACCTGAAACAGAGGAATACGGAATTTCATCATTTGTGTATCGTAGCAGAAAACCATTTCATCCAGAGCGGTGGAGAACGTGGCTTGAAGATTGGCCTGTTGATGTAATTCGAGCTAAAGGTTTCTTTTGGTTAGCTTCAAGACCAGACATGTCAGGGCTATTGTCACAAGCGGGTACGTCGATCATGTTTCAAGCAGCTGGTCCTTGGGTTGCTTCATATACAGAAGAAGAAAGAGAAAGCGTATTACGAGAGGAACCAGAACTACTTGAAAGGTGGGATGACACATACGGTGATAGAATGAACGAAATTGTCTTTATCGGTTTAGATATGAACCGTGAAGCAATAGAAGCATCTTTAAATACGTGTTTGCTGACAGATGATGAAATGTATATGGATTGGTCAGCATTTGAAGATAGGTTACCTAAGTTTGAAGTAGAAGTATAG
- a CDS encoding AraC family transcriptional regulator, with product MTIHIGYCGYSFHTQRFYSQNKSGFPAYLFRIQTEGVCKITAQGKNYQVEKGDLLLIKPGDDYELLIEETNDESIHSADYHLACEGTWIDEWWQRSPKPTVSRIGLDEKLLALWRHLTVEMRRPTSADENELTGYLIRALCVSLERAVTETALNRPYAVTRMMRYIEEHATTELKIEDVAQYVGLSVSRAVHLFKNSVDMTMIEYAQDIRITAAIERMKYTSMTLEQIAQECGFGTYPYFHRVFKKKYGISPGSYRQNE from the coding sequence ATGACAATACATATTGGTTATTGTGGGTACTCCTTTCATACACAACGGTTTTATTCTCAAAATAAAAGTGGATTTCCTGCTTATTTATTTCGCATTCAAACCGAGGGCGTCTGTAAAATAACAGCACAAGGTAAAAATTATCAAGTTGAAAAAGGTGATTTATTACTGATTAAGCCTGGCGATGATTATGAATTACTTATAGAAGAGACAAACGATGAATCTATTCATAGTGCAGATTATCACTTAGCATGTGAAGGAACGTGGATTGATGAATGGTGGCAACGTTCACCAAAACCAACCGTATCAAGAATTGGTCTCGATGAAAAATTACTCGCCTTATGGAGGCACCTGACTGTTGAAATGAGACGACCAACATCCGCAGATGAGAATGAATTAACGGGGTATTTAATTCGAGCACTATGTGTATCGTTAGAACGAGCTGTCACAGAAACTGCGCTTAACCGGCCTTACGCTGTTACAAGAATGATGCGATATATTGAGGAGCATGCCACCACTGAATTAAAAATTGAAGATGTGGCTCAGTATGTAGGCCTCAGTGTTTCTCGAGCCGTTCATTTATTTAAGAATAGTGTGGATATGACAATGATTGAATATGCGCAAGACATCCGAATAACAGCTGCCATCGAGAGAATGAAATACACTTCTATGACACTTGAACAAATTGCACAAGAATGTGGGTTTGGTACTTATCCTTATTTTCATAGAGTATTTAAAAAGAAATATGGTATTTCACCCGGTTCGTATAGACAGAATGAATAA
- a CDS encoding sugar phosphate isomerase/epimerase produces MKLGVFTVLFSQMSFEDMLDYVKNAGLDAVEIGTGCYPGNAHCPLDELLESEEKRTAYLEAVTSRGLTISAFSCHGNPLTPDKTFAEESDTVLRKTIKLASLLGVPVVNAFSGTPGDSEEAKQPNWPTVAWPTEYADILTWQWEHKLIPYWKEIGELATEHNVKIGLELHGGFLVHTPYTMLKLREATCEAIGANLDPSHMWWQGIDPVAAIKILGDAGAIHHFHAKDTYIDQDNVNMYGLTDMQPYGALKTRAWSFRSVGCGHSVAEWNDMMSALRLYNYDYVVSIEHEDALMSIEEGFARAITNLKSVLIKETPGEMWWA; encoded by the coding sequence ATGAAACTTGGTGTTTTCACAGTATTATTCTCACAGATGTCTTTCGAAGATATGTTAGATTATGTAAAAAATGCAGGTCTTGATGCAGTAGAAATCGGTACGGGCTGTTATCCTGGTAATGCCCATTGTCCACTTGATGAGTTACTTGAAAGTGAAGAAAAGCGTACAGCTTATTTAGAGGCTGTTACATCTCGTGGGTTAACTATTAGTGCGTTCAGTTGTCACGGCAATCCACTTACACCAGATAAAACATTTGCGGAAGAATCGGATACAGTATTACGCAAAACAATTAAGCTTGCATCGCTACTAGGTGTACCTGTTGTTAACGCTTTTTCAGGTACTCCTGGCGATAGTGAAGAAGCAAAACAACCAAATTGGCCTACTGTTGCATGGCCAACAGAGTATGCAGATATTTTAACTTGGCAGTGGGAGCATAAACTTATCCCTTACTGGAAAGAAATTGGAGAACTTGCTACTGAGCATAACGTGAAAATCGGTTTAGAATTACACGGTGGTTTTTTAGTACATACACCGTATACGATGCTAAAGCTTCGTGAAGCAACATGCGAGGCAATTGGGGCAAATTTAGATCCAAGTCATATGTGGTGGCAAGGGATTGATCCTGTTGCTGCGATTAAAATTCTTGGAGATGCTGGTGCAATTCATCATTTCCACGCAAAAGACACTTACATCGACCAAGACAACGTTAACATGTACGGATTAACAGATATGCAGCCATACGGTGCTTTAAAAACTCGTGCATGGTCGTTCCGCTCTGTGGGATGCGGTCATAGTGTTGCTGAATGGAACGATATGATGAGCGCATTACGCCTTTACAATTATGATTATGTAGTGAGCATTGAGCATGAGGATGCATTAATGTCGATTGAAGAAGGTTTTGCTCGCGCCATAACAAATTTAAAGTCGGTGTTAATTAAAGAAACACCAGGAGAAATGTGGTGGGCATAG
- a CDS encoding sugar phosphate isomerase/epimerase: protein MMSIPVAVQMYTLREESAQDFVGTLKKVADLGFTGVEFAGYGGLPVREVKALLNELGLHAVSSHIPLEQLESNLEQVIEDQKVLGSSYIVCPYILPEQRTEENYLKLIANLKKINEVCQSEGITLCYHNHDFELERLSDGRSALETIFDNTTVSTELDVYWLTKAGEDPVEWLKRYKGRSPLVHLKDMTVDDEKFFAELGTGGVDLTSILQTGDEAGVKWWIVEQDQSRRTPFESIEMSLEYLKTKLPYLRD, encoded by the coding sequence ATGATGAGTATTCCAGTGGCAGTACAAATGTATACACTTCGAGAAGAAAGTGCACAGGATTTTGTCGGAACTTTAAAGAAAGTCGCAGACTTAGGATTCACAGGTGTTGAATTTGCGGGTTATGGTGGTTTACCTGTTCGAGAGGTGAAAGCGCTTTTAAATGAGTTAGGCTTACATGCCGTGTCAAGTCACATTCCACTTGAGCAATTAGAAAGCAATTTAGAACAGGTGATTGAAGATCAAAAAGTGTTAGGAAGTAGTTATATTGTATGTCCTTACATACTACCTGAACAGCGTACAGAAGAAAATTACCTTAAGCTTATTGCTAATCTTAAAAAAATCAATGAGGTATGCCAGTCTGAAGGGATAACGTTGTGTTATCACAATCATGATTTTGAGTTAGAACGTTTGTCAGATGGTCGTTCAGCTTTAGAAACAATATTTGACAATACAACGGTTAGCACAGAGCTTGATGTGTATTGGCTTACAAAAGCAGGAGAAGATCCTGTTGAGTGGTTAAAACGCTATAAGGGTAGGTCCCCACTTGTTCATTTAAAAGACATGACAGTGGATGACGAAAAATTCTTTGCAGAGCTAGGTACAGGTGGTGTTGATCTAACGAGCATTTTACAAACTGGTGATGAAGCTGGTGTGAAATGGTGGATAGTTGAACAAGACCAAAGTCGTCGTACACCTTTTGAAAGTATTGAAATGAGTTTAGAGTATTTAAAAACAAAATTACCTTATCTTAGAGATTAA
- a CDS encoding Gfo/Idh/MocA family protein — protein sequence MAYNLVIVGYGGMGSYHANTILKDNESIQVIGTFDIDEARKAASDVDGYKTYDSYQAVLDDNAVDIILIATPNDVHKELAIAALQAKKHVVCEKPVTIHSKELEEIMDAAIQHDRLFMVHQNRRWDEDFLTMKTIYDKNVVGNVFQIESRVHGANGIPGDWRHLKEYGGGMLLDWGVHLLDQLLVMVDSRITSVYANLSFVLGDEVDDGFQTVITFENGIQALIEVGTTNFIQLPRWYVKGTEGTALINDWSLNGHIVTQNRGADFEHPKPIKAGKGLTKTMAPPSEKAITKSELPAYDSPTEGFYENVVAVIEKREEPYVKNEEVLRVMRLIEVIFEAADKNEVIKTRL from the coding sequence ATGGCATACAATTTAGTTATTGTTGGCTATGGTGGCATGGGTAGCTATCATGCTAATACTATATTAAAAGACAACGAAAGTATTCAAGTCATTGGTACGTTTGATATCGATGAAGCAAGAAAAGCTGCTTCCGACGTAGATGGATATAAAACGTATGATAGTTATCAGGCAGTTCTAGACGATAATGCAGTTGATATTATCCTTATTGCTACACCAAATGATGTGCATAAAGAGTTAGCGATAGCAGCGTTACAGGCTAAAAAGCATGTAGTATGCGAAAAGCCAGTTACGATTCATAGTAAAGAACTTGAGGAAATTATGGATGCAGCAATACAACATGATCGTCTGTTTATGGTGCATCAAAATCGTCGTTGGGATGAAGATTTCTTAACGATGAAAACGATTTATGATAAGAATGTAGTTGGTAACGTGTTTCAAATTGAATCACGTGTGCATGGTGCAAACGGCATACCTGGAGATTGGCGTCACTTAAAGGAATACGGCGGCGGTATGCTACTTGATTGGGGAGTTCATCTACTGGATCAGCTTCTTGTGATGGTAGACAGTCGTATCACAAGTGTGTATGCTAATTTAAGCTTTGTACTTGGCGATGAAGTAGATGATGGCTTTCAAACGGTCATTACTTTTGAGAACGGCATTCAAGCATTAATAGAGGTAGGCACCACAAATTTTATTCAACTACCTAGATGGTATGTGAAAGGAACGGAAGGTACAGCTCTTATTAATGATTGGAGCTTAAACGGCCATATAGTTACACAAAATCGTGGAGCAGATTTTGAACATCCTAAGCCAATTAAGGCTGGAAAAGGTTTAACAAAAACAATGGCACCACCTTCTGAAAAAGCTATCACAAAATCAGAGCTGCCAGCCTATGATTCACCTACAGAGGGCTTCTACGAGAATGTAGTAGCTGTTATAGAAAAACGTGAAGAGCCTTACGTGAAAAATGAAGAAGTATTACGAGTGATGCGTTTGATTGAGGTAATTTTCGAAGCAGCAGACAAGAACGAAGTAATAAAAACAAGACTATAA
- a CDS encoding Gfo/Idh/MocA family protein, with protein MSTLKVGVIGCGAIAQRRHLPEYAANKNVEIVAVCDINAERAEEMATKYDAKAYTEYKDVIALDEIDVISVCLPNYLHAPVSIAASQAGKHVLCEKPMATSKEEALAMIEAAKASNKKLMVAHNQRFVSSHRKAKEIIESGKLGKVYSFRTTFGHPGPEDWSLDGRESWFFNKEEAFIGAMGDLGVHKADLMRYLLGDFAEVSSFIETNAKENTDVDDNAVCILRTANGIIGTLAASWAYVKGGDNSTVIYGEKGVLRLEDHPEYSLIEEYKNGEAVYHKLGKIQTNEEGGQTNSHVINHFVTCILEDKQPLITGEEGMKSLDVILGALESQKTKRIISL; from the coding sequence ATGAGTACATTAAAAGTTGGAGTTATTGGTTGTGGAGCTATTGCACAACGTCGTCATTTACCAGAGTATGCAGCGAACAAAAATGTAGAGATTGTGGCAGTTTGTGATATTAATGCTGAACGTGCAGAAGAAATGGCAACAAAATACGACGCAAAGGCTTATACAGAATATAAGGATGTCATCGCTTTAGATGAAATCGATGTCATAAGTGTATGTTTACCGAACTATTTACATGCACCAGTATCAATTGCTGCTTCACAGGCAGGAAAGCATGTGTTATGTGAAAAGCCTATGGCAACTTCAAAAGAAGAAGCTCTAGCTATGATTGAGGCAGCAAAGGCAAGCAACAAAAAACTTATGGTTGCACATAATCAACGTTTTGTAAGCTCACACCGCAAAGCAAAAGAAATTATTGAAAGCGGGAAGTTAGGAAAAGTGTATAGCTTTAGAACAACGTTTGGTCACCCAGGACCTGAAGACTGGAGCTTAGATGGAAGAGAAAGTTGGTTCTTCAATAAAGAAGAAGCATTTATTGGTGCAATGGGAGATTTAGGCGTGCATAAAGCAGACTTAATGCGTTATTTACTGGGTGACTTTGCTGAAGTGTCATCATTTATTGAAACAAATGCGAAAGAAAATACAGATGTTGATGACAACGCAGTTTGTATTTTGCGCACAGCTAATGGCATAATTGGTACGCTAGCAGCAAGCTGGGCTTATGTAAAAGGTGGCGATAATTCTACTGTGATTTATGGTGAGAAAGGTGTTCTTCGCCTTGAAGATCATCCAGAGTATTCACTTATTGAAGAATATAAAAATGGTGAAGCAGTATATCATAAGCTTGGTAAAATTCAAACAAATGAAGAGGGTGGCCAAACAAATTCACATGTTATTAATCACTTTGTAACATGCATCCTTGAAGATAAGCAACCGCTAATAACAGGCGAAGAGGGTATGAAATCTCTAGACGTCATTTTAGGGGCTCTTGAATCACAAAAAACCAAGAGAATCATTTCACTATAA